A region from the Oryzias latipes chromosome 20, ASM223467v1 genome encodes:
- the LOC111946580 gene encoding uncharacterized protein LOC111946580 has protein sequence MTSKKTFKFQRTIYSTAEHCCVPLCQASSKYNSLLSFHTFPSDAEIRRKWLVAIRRDKFTVTPHTRVCSRHFNKGDVREPLSETGRRLLNKGAVPALFEWNNFTLPTSRPGVWERRERPPPMTEDDGDAGEKADIPMDHDYASASDPAVVDLALDDNISLRDEILKLREHVEKLTMNQRFGIHRFAASDKDIRFFTRFASYDLLMRFWALIEPSLPNMVSVTQAQRGTFTEPSSTVTRFLQPMDEMFMFLNYLALGSKQRDLADRYGVHQSTVSRIITTWSNFLYTVLGSVRIWIPEEKIRAHLPAEFKDYADTTVILDCTELRCQCPSSPLLQSEMFSAYKSHCTLKGLLGVAPHGAVTFISQLYAGSISDKQITRESGILSLLRPGMAIMVDRGFLVDDLVPCKIYRPAFLSGRSQMSACEVRETQAIARLRVHVERLIRRVKEHKFFDTEIPLRLFGNINQLYTVACLLTNYENGPLVKAWAKNPE, from the exons ATGACTAGTAAGAAAACGTTCAAATTTCAGCGAACAATCTATAGTACAGCCGAGCATTGCTGTGTGCCTCTGTGTCAAGCTTCGAGCAAGTACAACAGTTTACTTAGTTTTCATACATTTCCATCTGACGCGGAAATCAGGCGAAAATGGCTTGTAGCTATCCGGAGGGACAAATTCACAGTTACTCCCCATACCCGAGTATGTAGCCGACATTTTAACAAGGGTGATGTTCGTGAGCCCTTATCAGAGACGGGGAGGCGGCTATTAAACAAGGGAGCTGTCCCAGCACTGTTTGAGTGGAACAAtttcacccttcccacttcaCGACCGGGGGTGTGGGAGAGGAGAGAGCGTCCGCCTCCGATGACGGAGGATGACGGCGACGCAGGCGAGAAAGCTGATATCCCTATGGACCACGACTACGCTTCAGCTTCAGATCCTGCAGTTGTTGATTTAGCCCTTGATGACAACATCTCTCTCAGAGATGAGATTCTCAAGCTGAGGGAACACGTCGAGAAGCTGACAATGAATCAGCGCTTTGGAATTCATCGTTTTGCTGCCTCAGACAAGGACATACGTTTTTTCACAAG atttgcATCCTATGACCTGCTGATGAGATTCTGGGCCTTAATAGAGCCATCACTGCCAAATATGGTCAGTGTGACACAAGCACAGAGAGGCACCTTTACAGAGCCAAGTTCCACTGTA aCTCGTTTCCTGCAGCCCATGGATGAGATGTTCATGTTTCTCAATTACCTGGCACTGGGTTCAAAACAGCGTGATCTTGCTGACCGGTATGGAGTCCACCAGTCCACAGTCAGTCGGATCATTACAACATGGAGCAACTTTCTGTACACTGTGCTAGGGTCTGTGAGGATCTGGATACCAGAGGAGAAAATAAGGGCACATCTGCCAGCTGAGTTTAAGGACTATGCAGACACTACAGTCATCCTGGACTGCACAGAGCTAAGGTGCCAGTGCCCTTCATCACCTCTTCTCCAAAGTGAAATGTTCTCAGCATACAAGTCCCACTGTACTCTCAAAGGGCTGCTTGGAGTGGCTCCTCATGGGGCGGTCACATTTATTTCTCAACTGTACGCTGGTTCCATCAGTGACAAACAGATCACGCGTGAGTCTGGAATTCTCTCCCTTTTGAGACCTGGAATGGCCATCATGGTCGACCGAGGTTTTCTGGTTGATGACCTTGTACCTTGCAAGATTTATAGGCCAGCATTTCTCTCTGGAAGATCCCAGATGTCTGCCTGTGAGGTCAGGGAGACCCAAGCAATTGCACGCCTCAGGGTGCATGTTGAGCGCCTCATACGGCGTGTTAAGGAACACAAGTTCTTTGACACAGAGATTCCACTTCGGCTTTTTGGCAAC